In Zobellia roscoffensis, the following are encoded in one genomic region:
- a CDS encoding NUDIX domain-containing protein: protein MQNLKTLYHPDVKTLDNKSIFTRLATRSIAIKDNTILLLYTERYEDYSLPGGGLDSGEDKIKRMMRKLTEETCAQNIKNIKPFGIYEEYRPWYKPGFDIQHMISYCYTCEINKELDITKMVHYETKNEMKAKWINIHEAIAHNKKTMANSNKKGMFIERETFLLELLAEDLD, encoded by the coding sequence ATGCAAAATTTAAAGACCCTCTACCACCCAGACGTAAAAACTTTAGACAATAAATCTATTTTTACACGGTTGGCTACACGGAGTATTGCTATTAAAGATAATACCATTCTCCTTCTTTATACAGAGAGATATGAAGATTACAGCCTACCGGGAGGAGGTTTAGATTCCGGTGAAGATAAAATTAAGCGAATGATGCGTAAGCTTACTGAAGAAACCTGCGCGCAAAATATTAAAAACATTAAGCCCTTTGGTATTTATGAAGAATACCGGCCATGGTACAAACCAGGTTTTGACATTCAACATATGATTTCTTATTGTTACACCTGTGAAATAAACAAAGAATTAGACATTACAAAAATGGTACATTATGAAACAAAAAACGAAATGAAAGCCAAGTGGATTAATATTCATGAAGCTATAGCCCATAATAAGAAAACAATGGCTAATAGCAACAAAAAAGGAATGTTTATTGAAAGAGAGACTTTTTTGTTAGAGCTGTTGGCGGAAGACTTAGATTAA
- a CDS encoding RNA polymerase sigma factor, protein MNLEDNSTLIKNLIRGEEKAYMFLLDTYHRQLNAYAITLTHNQSTAQDIVQNVFLKTWKSRKKLNPELSIRSFLYKCVYNEFLNHYQKNKAVVLLQAKYIEFAHEVVEETDNNALTKMIEIVNREIQKLPPKCQKVFILSKREGLTNNEIADYLDISIKTVEAQITKAFRILKKKLGAKYETILIVIFGIGRKNFAAS, encoded by the coding sequence ATGAACTTGGAAGATAACTCTACTTTAATCAAAAACCTTATTCGAGGAGAAGAGAAAGCCTACATGTTCTTATTAGACACTTACCATAGGCAACTCAACGCCTATGCAATAACTCTAACCCATAATCAGTCTACAGCTCAAGATATTGTTCAAAATGTATTTCTTAAAACTTGGAAATCAAGGAAAAAACTAAATCCTGAATTATCTATTCGGAGCTTCTTATACAAATGTGTTTATAATGAGTTTTTAAACCACTATCAGAAAAACAAAGCTGTAGTTCTTTTACAAGCAAAGTATATTGAGTTTGCCCACGAAGTGGTTGAAGAAACGGACAATAACGCTCTAACTAAAATGATAGAAATCGTAAATAGAGAGATTCAAAAACTACCTCCTAAATGTCAAAAGGTATTTATTCTAAGTAAGAGAGAAGGGCTTACCAATAATGAAATAGCAGACTACCTTGATATTTCTATAAAAACTGTAGAAGCCCAAATTACTAAAGCTTTTCGCATTTTGAAAAAGAAATTAGGAGCAAAATATGAGACTATCCTCATAGTAATATTTGGGATTGGAAGGAAAAACTTCGCTGCGAGCTAA
- a CDS encoding BamA/TamA family outer membrane protein — protein sequence MRSLVFTLPFLFYCTTMLSQVSEQQDSNSNKEVSHSFYITSNIGNVSFEETKVMLDEINSASKNDTNATLLLLGNVINREGFPSKEQKQDKAKKYLKPLMQLWDEFNGNVILTPGKNEWLTGAPQSIDDLESFLQDNSKAKFWPNDGCPVERETINDEVVLEMVDSQWFLEDWDEHPYINEKCEHKTRDQFLAEFKDDLKDSQGKTVIVAVYQPVMSNSKISVIDKMGGFQPESYQNKQNRLFRGRMETIASQFEDVIFVSGKDRNLQYLEDDGIPQIISGAIGKTEKARAPKEEHFESSKKGYAKLTVFKNGSSKVDFIEIENAASKIAFTQKIMRERLSIDDISYPKKTYEPTEKASIYTKEETDKSGFYKWVWGDHFRNLYSKEIEAPVLQIDELPNNVRPISEGGGTQSRSLRLIDDNEHEYTLRALRKSALRFLQTNAIDNHYVEDYLRNTVAERYMMDFYTTAHPYAQFAMNELSETLEVLHANPKIYYVPKQKGLGIYNEDYGDALFMLEEHVGDENKSFETFGKPDDILSTTDLRLELMESKDSYVDEPSFIRARLFDMLVGNWDRHQDQWRWAQFKTEDGKKRYEAIPRDWDQAFPKYDGPIIAMLKYAFPLLRKMESFDADIKNIKWFNLSGYPLDKAFIKTAKWEDWKKQVDFIQENLSDREIDAAFESLPEATQDSSIDEIKKNLRSRRDGLQAIAQSYYDYLNNFEVVIGTEKDEDFLITRKPNGETDISISKDSIVFNNTYNSKQTKEIWVYGLDGNDTFTVDGKGDKLIDIKVLGGKKNDTYDFKTTKKVKLYDYKSKDNTIVNPKSKKWLTDSYDINTYNYQKRKYHENIVFPSVGYDGDSGFRIGLKDRFTTYSLANNPFKSQHTIGAEYFFATNGFAIDYNAEFGHVFYNWNLGFDVRYASPNFTMNYFGEGNDSQYDNEIDRDFNRVRVRRLKFSPYLVHKNAGSSYYLRSTLESFDVSNDDDRFVGQSFTADNDVYEQQIYATAEVGYNYHNQNDPAFPNRAMDADVVAGYTSNLDGYGNRFGYVKPSLSLTYPLHPSGIAVIATKIAGEAVIGDNYEFYHGAVLGGNQSLRAYRNERFNGKSAFYQSTDLRVGITRFRTNFIPIQLGVSAGFDYGRVWSKNDSSTQWHNDFGGSIWISGFSALTGNLGFYHGGDGNRFLFSLGFNF from the coding sequence ATGCGTTCACTAGTTTTTACATTACCATTTCTTTTCTATTGCACAACTATGCTTTCACAAGTATCAGAGCAGCAAGATTCTAATTCTAATAAGGAAGTATCCCATTCATTTTATATAACCTCAAATATTGGAAATGTCTCTTTTGAAGAAACGAAAGTAATGTTGGACGAAATCAATTCTGCTTCTAAAAATGATACGAATGCTACATTGCTGTTATTGGGCAATGTTATAAATAGGGAAGGGTTTCCTTCAAAAGAACAAAAACAAGATAAGGCAAAGAAGTACTTAAAGCCTTTGATGCAATTATGGGATGAATTTAATGGAAACGTTATTTTAACACCCGGAAAGAACGAATGGTTAACAGGAGCCCCTCAAAGCATAGATGATTTAGAATCGTTTTTACAGGATAATAGTAAGGCTAAATTTTGGCCCAATGATGGTTGCCCCGTTGAGCGTGAAACTATAAATGATGAAGTAGTATTGGAGATGGTAGACTCGCAGTGGTTTTTAGAAGATTGGGATGAGCATCCGTACATCAATGAAAAGTGTGAGCATAAAACAAGAGACCAGTTTTTGGCGGAGTTTAAAGATGATTTAAAGGATAGTCAAGGCAAAACGGTAATCGTTGCAGTCTACCAGCCGGTTATGAGCAATAGTAAGATTTCTGTAATAGATAAGATGGGCGGGTTTCAACCGGAATCATATCAAAACAAACAGAATAGACTTTTCCGCGGTAGAATGGAGACCATAGCTAGTCAGTTTGAGGATGTCATATTTGTATCCGGAAAAGACCGTAACCTACAATATTTAGAAGATGATGGTATTCCACAAATTATCAGTGGAGCTATTGGTAAAACCGAAAAAGCCAGGGCACCTAAAGAAGAGCATTTTGAGTCTTCGAAAAAGGGCTATGCTAAGTTGACGGTTTTTAAAAATGGTAGTTCGAAAGTAGACTTTATAGAAATAGAGAACGCTGCTTCAAAAATTGCCTTTACTCAGAAAATAATGCGAGAAAGGCTTTCAATAGACGATATTTCCTATCCTAAAAAAACATATGAACCAACAGAAAAAGCATCAATTTATACCAAAGAGGAAACAGATAAAAGCGGATTTTACAAATGGGTTTGGGGAGACCATTTCAGAAACCTTTATAGTAAAGAAATTGAGGCTCCCGTTCTACAAATAGACGAGTTGCCCAATAATGTGCGTCCCATTTCCGAGGGTGGGGGAACACAATCTAGATCACTGAGATTAATAGATGACAATGAGCATGAATACACTTTAAGAGCACTACGTAAAAGTGCTTTACGTTTTCTACAAACCAATGCCATAGATAATCATTACGTAGAAGATTACCTTAGAAATACGGTAGCTGAGCGTTATATGATGGATTTTTATACCACGGCACACCCTTACGCACAATTTGCAATGAACGAATTGTCTGAAACGCTAGAAGTGTTACATGCAAATCCTAAAATATACTACGTGCCTAAACAAAAGGGCTTAGGTATTTATAATGAAGATTATGGTGATGCACTCTTTATGTTAGAGGAACACGTGGGAGACGAAAACAAAAGCTTTGAAACTTTTGGAAAGCCAGATGACATTTTAAGTACAACGGATTTACGTTTAGAGTTGATGGAGTCTAAGGACTCCTACGTAGATGAACCAAGTTTTATCCGTGCACGATTGTTTGATATGCTAGTTGGTAATTGGGACCGTCATCAAGACCAATGGCGATGGGCGCAGTTTAAAACCGAAGATGGTAAAAAAAGGTATGAAGCCATACCGAGGGATTGGGACCAGGCTTTTCCCAAATACGACGGCCCCATAATAGCAATGCTAAAGTATGCATTCCCTTTGCTCCGTAAAATGGAAAGTTTTGATGCTGATATAAAAAATATAAAATGGTTTAACCTTTCTGGTTATCCGTTGGATAAGGCTTTTATAAAGACGGCAAAGTGGGAAGACTGGAAGAAGCAAGTAGATTTTATTCAAGAAAATTTATCGGATAGAGAAATAGATGCTGCTTTTGAATCTCTGCCTGAAGCAACTCAGGATAGTAGTATTGATGAGATTAAAAAGAATCTTCGGTCAAGACGAGATGGTTTGCAGGCTATCGCGCAATCGTATTATGATTACTTGAATAATTTTGAGGTCGTAATTGGAACAGAAAAGGATGAGGATTTCTTGATTACCAGAAAGCCAAATGGGGAAACTGATATTTCAATTTCAAAAGACAGTATTGTTTTCAATAATACCTACAATTCAAAACAAACCAAAGAAATTTGGGTGTATGGCCTTGATGGTAATGATACTTTTACAGTTGATGGTAAAGGTGATAAATTGATTGATATTAAAGTATTGGGAGGTAAGAAAAACGATACCTATGATTTCAAAACGACTAAAAAGGTGAAGCTTTATGATTATAAGAGTAAGGACAATACCATAGTAAACCCAAAGTCCAAAAAATGGCTCACAGATTCATATGACATTAATACCTACAACTATCAAAAGAGAAAATATCACGAGAACATCGTTTTTCCCAGTGTGGGATATGATGGGGATTCTGGATTTAGAATTGGGCTAAAAGACCGTTTCACCACGTACAGCTTAGCTAACAATCCGTTTAAATCACAGCACACCATAGGAGCGGAGTATTTTTTTGCTACTAACGGTTTTGCAATAGACTATAATGCAGAATTTGGCCATGTGTTCTACAATTGGAATTTAGGATTTGATGTAAGATATGCCAGTCCAAACTTTACTATGAATTATTTTGGTGAAGGCAATGATTCACAATACGACAATGAAATTGACCGTGATTTTAATAGGGTTAGAGTAAGAAGATTAAAATTCTCTCCCTATTTAGTGCATAAAAATGCGGGTAGTAGCTACTATCTAAGGTCCACATTAGAATCTTTTGATGTATCTAATGACGATGACCGTTTTGTAGGGCAATCGTTTACAGCCGATAATGATGTTTATGAACAACAAATATACGCTACGGCAGAAGTAGGCTACAATTACCACAATCAAAATGACCCTGCATTTCCCAATCGCGCCATGGATGCAGACGTGGTAGCGGGTTATACATCAAATTTAGATGGTTACGGCAACCGTTTTGGTTATGTAAAACCGTCGTTATCACTAACCTATCCGTTACACCCAAGCGGTATTGCCGTAATTGCAACTAAAATAGCGGGTGAAGCTGTAATTGGAGATAACTATGAGTTTTATCACGGTGCCGTTTTGGGCGGAAACCAAAGTTTACGGGCATACAGAAATGAAAGGTTCAATGGAAAATCTGCCTTTTATCAAAGCACGGATTTAAGAGTGGGTATTACTAGGTTCAGAACCAATTTCATACCCATTCAATTAGGTGTAAGTGCTGGTTTTGATTATGGCCGCGTTTGGTCCAAAAATGATAGCTCCACCCAATGGCATAATGATTTCGGTGGGTCTATTTGGATATCTGGTTTTAGTGCGTTAACAGGAAATCTAGGATTCTATCACGGTGGAGATGGAAATCGCTTTTTATTTAGTTTAGGGTTTAATTTCTAA
- a CDS encoding TonB-dependent receptor, protein MKKPPKSEGVLSWHLNYDLKMKLSLLFFLTISFLMQANSSYAQKTKISIERENSTVREVLEDIETLTEFKFLFNTRAVDLSRKVTIKVDKAPIDKVLDLLFKNVDTSYELDDRKILLRKKERKSRIKNESLLIAPYQQTVSGIVTDADGIPLPGANIVEKGTSNGVTADFDGNFSIEVSDENAILSISYIGYTTKDIVVEGTAPITVQLQPDAAKLEEVVVVGYGTQRKTDLTGAIATVKSEDFTQGANYDAVQLLNGAASGVNVSQVSSAPGAGLKVQIRGAGSINSDNSVLFVVDGLPGVDPSSLSPGDIESIDVLKDASSAAIYGTRAANGVVLITTKKGKAGKTSLSYSTYTGFQSVAKSLDVLGANDYADLVNFRSADTYSPEQIADFGAGTDWQDELFQNATVQNHQISLSGGNEKGNYYLGLNYFDQDGIVKSSSSQKYNIRLNVQSRPLENLLISANANFTRQTNNEILFSNSANEGAGPINSAIQFDPTLSSGLDENGRYFRNASIALDNPLALIYGIDNQTVHNRFYASINTDYEVIKNVTASLRLGGESNTSRADMYRSRATLSGLAQGGIGTIESIEQTHWLVEALLKYSNTFNENHNFSIFGGVTFEEFLNRRFSANSEGFLSDVTATNLLQSGNGDLNDDVTSGKQKNQLNGFIGRATYDYKGKYLLTASFRVDGSSRFSPDNKYAFFPSASLGWRVSQEPFLVDSNTLSNLKLRLGYGELGNQGINNFETRQTLISRSNNGSNSVFGGSVAQGVVAARLPNPDLKWETTTEINVGIDYGLLNNRISGSVDLFKRKTSDQLFNKPLPSVVGFTNVRTNLGEVENSGVDFNINTININKDDFQWTTGITMSFLKNEVTMLPDFTEEIIGGNIGTFIRQYTIVREGAPLQSFYGYEIDGIFQVGDDIANSATPDYLPGQPRFVDQDGDGDVDADDRVVLGDPFPDFSFGFNNNFKYKNLSLEIFLQGVQGIESLDANVTESLYPTNSARNSISKYYNERWTPENPSNTLPSGENPSQYGGARAINSLTITDASFIRLKNITLGYNIPLKDTFRITSLGLYAAVDNLFTITDFEGYDPDASAEGTNVERSSYNSYPLARTIRLGLDIKF, encoded by the coding sequence ATGAAAAAACCACCAAAGTCGGAGGGTGTTCTCTCTTGGCACTTAAATTATGACCTGAAAATGAAGTTATCGCTTCTATTTTTCTTAACCATTAGTTTTTTGATGCAAGCCAATTCTTCGTATGCACAAAAGACTAAAATATCTATAGAGAGGGAAAATTCTACGGTAAGGGAAGTTCTTGAAGATATTGAAACTCTTACTGAGTTTAAGTTTCTGTTCAATACACGGGCAGTGGACTTGAGCAGAAAAGTGACAATTAAGGTAGATAAAGCTCCAATTGATAAGGTCTTGGACCTATTGTTTAAAAATGTAGATACGAGCTATGAATTAGATGACCGTAAGATACTATTGAGAAAGAAGGAGCGAAAAAGCCGTATTAAAAATGAATCACTACTAATTGCTCCTTATCAACAAACAGTATCAGGAATTGTAACCGATGCTGATGGCATACCATTACCCGGGGCAAATATTGTAGAAAAAGGAACATCAAACGGTGTCACGGCAGATTTTGACGGAAACTTCTCAATTGAAGTTTCGGACGAGAATGCAATTCTTTCCATCTCGTATATTGGGTATACAACAAAAGATATAGTAGTAGAAGGTACCGCACCAATTACTGTGCAACTGCAACCAGATGCGGCTAAGTTGGAAGAAGTAGTTGTTGTAGGTTATGGCACACAACGAAAAACCGATTTAACGGGAGCTATTGCTACAGTCAAATCAGAAGATTTTACCCAAGGAGCAAATTATGATGCGGTGCAACTTTTAAATGGTGCGGCATCAGGTGTTAATGTTAGCCAAGTAAGTTCTGCTCCAGGTGCCGGTTTAAAAGTTCAGATACGTGGTGCCGGTTCTATAAACAGTGATAATTCGGTATTGTTCGTAGTTGATGGTCTTCCGGGTGTAGACCCTTCCTCATTAAGCCCTGGCGATATAGAATCTATAGATGTGTTAAAAGATGCTTCTTCTGCCGCTATTTACGGTACTCGTGCGGCTAATGGTGTTGTTTTAATTACAACTAAAAAAGGAAAAGCCGGAAAAACAAGCTTGTCCTATAGCACGTATACCGGTTTTCAAAGCGTAGCCAAGTCTTTGGACGTGTTAGGTGCCAATGACTATGCGGACCTCGTTAATTTTAGAAGTGCAGATACCTATTCTCCTGAGCAAATTGCAGATTTTGGTGCAGGAACCGATTGGCAAGATGAGCTTTTTCAAAATGCCACGGTTCAAAATCATCAAATATCTTTGTCCGGAGGTAACGAGAAGGGCAATTATTATTTAGGGTTGAATTACTTTGATCAAGATGGTATTGTAAAATCATCATCAAGTCAGAAATATAATATTCGCTTAAATGTGCAATCACGACCGCTGGAAAACTTGCTGATTTCTGCTAATGCTAATTTCACTAGACAGACCAATAATGAAATATTATTCTCAAATTCCGCAAATGAAGGAGCAGGCCCCATAAACTCGGCCATTCAATTTGACCCGACTTTATCATCAGGCCTTGATGAGAATGGACGCTATTTTAGAAATGCTTCAATTGCTTTAGATAATCCATTGGCATTGATTTATGGGATTGATAACCAAACTGTTCACAATAGATTTTATGCTTCTATAAATACGGATTACGAAGTAATTAAAAATGTAACAGCTAGTTTACGTTTGGGTGGGGAGTCTAATACCTCAAGGGCAGATATGTACAGAAGTAGGGCTACTCTTAGCGGGCTGGCGCAAGGCGGTATAGGCACAATAGAGTCTATAGAACAAACACATTGGCTGGTTGAGGCGCTTCTAAAGTATAGCAATACGTTCAATGAAAATCATAATTTCTCAATTTTTGGAGGGGTAACTTTTGAAGAATTTTTAAACAGAAGATTCAGTGCAAATTCAGAAGGTTTTTTGTCAGACGTAACGGCTACCAATCTACTACAGAGTGGTAACGGTGATTTAAACGATGACGTTACCAGTGGCAAACAAAAAAATCAATTAAATGGTTTTATAGGTCGTGCTACCTACGATTACAAGGGTAAATATTTATTAACTGCATCCTTTAGGGTAGATGGTTCTTCTCGCTTTTCCCCCGATAATAAATATGCTTTTTTTCCATCGGCATCTTTAGGGTGGAGAGTTAGTCAAGAACCATTTTTGGTTGATAGTAATACTCTAAGTAATCTAAAACTACGCCTAGGTTATGGGGAACTGGGAAATCAAGGAATTAATAATTTCGAGACTAGACAGACCCTTATTTCCCGATCCAATAATGGTAGTAATTCAGTTTTTGGGGGATCTGTAGCGCAAGGTGTGGTCGCTGCAAGGTTACCTAATCCGGATTTGAAATGGGAAACCACTACAGAAATAAATGTAGGTATTGATTATGGTCTGTTGAACAACCGTATCTCAGGCTCTGTAGATCTTTTTAAGCGTAAAACGTCAGATCAACTTTTTAACAAACCCTTGCCCTCTGTTGTTGGCTTTACTAATGTGAGGACTAACCTTGGCGAAGTAGAAAACAGCGGTGTTGATTTCAATATTAACACTATCAATATTAATAAGGATGATTTTCAATGGACTACTGGAATTACAATGTCATTCTTAAAGAATGAAGTAACTATGCTACCGGATTTTACCGAAGAGATAATAGGAGGTAACATAGGTACTTTTATACGGCAGTATACTATTGTACGGGAAGGCGCCCCGTTGCAATCTTTCTATGGTTATGAAATAGACGGTATATTTCAGGTAGGAGATGATATTGCAAATTCTGCTACACCTGACTATCTACCAGGTCAACCCAGATTTGTTGATCAAGATGGTGATGGAGATGTAGATGCGGATGACCGAGTGGTATTAGGTGATCCCTTTCCTGATTTTTCTTTCGGTTTTAACAACAACTTCAAGTATAAAAACCTGAGTCTTGAGATTTTTCTTCAGGGAGTTCAAGGTATTGAGTCTTTAGACGCCAATGTAACGGAATCATTGTATCCAACGAACTCGGCCAGAAATTCTATTTCAAAATACTATAATGAGAGATGGACACCGGAAAATCCATCAAACACTTTGCCGTCCGGAGAAAACCCTAGTCAGTATGGTGGGGCTAGGGCTATCAACTCCCTTACGATTACGGACGCATCGTTCATTCGTTTAAAGAATATTACTCTTGGTTATAACATACCATTAAAAGATACTTTTAGAATAACATCACTAGGTCTGTATGCCGCGGTAGACAACCTGTTTACAATCACTGATTTTGAAGGGTATGATCCAGATGCGAGTGCAGAAGGTACGAATGTGGAACGTAGCAGTTATAATAGCTATCCGTTAGCACGTACAATTAGATTGGGCTTAGATATTAAATTTTAA
- a CDS encoding FecR family protein, with the protein MTPEEADIYIAKYFTQTADTAELDSLNNWLQNKENQKTFKTYVKTNFAINLAMNDPNLDKVKKELLKEIRNENVSKGKVRLLSVLKYAAIALVFLGLGVLLKNNLSTDGLDEVVIPREDLITLELGNGEVQIISEDGSSKIVDEAGNIVSNKKGSQLIYEDEERNSNLQFNTLTIPNGKRFGLVLSDGTKVHLNAGSSITYPTIFTKDAARKVILLGEAYFEVSPDKTRQFIVRSQELDIKVYGTKFNVENYSEDEEAEIVLVEGSVSLSNHEEKENTDAEVFLKPGFKGVFSKKEKNIVNQKVNTALYTSWINGNLVFRNERFDNIIQKLERHYNVVIINNNDLLANETFNATVETNHETIEQVFEYFNKVYQIEYQIVENKIIIN; encoded by the coding sequence ATGACTCCGGAAGAAGCTGATATATATATAGCTAAGTATTTTACACAAACTGCAGATACAGCAGAGTTGGATTCACTTAATAATTGGTTGCAAAACAAAGAGAATCAAAAAACTTTTAAAACATACGTAAAAACAAATTTTGCGATAAACTTGGCTATGAACGACCCAAATTTGGATAAAGTAAAAAAAGAGCTCTTAAAAGAGATTCGTAATGAGAACGTCTCAAAGGGAAAAGTAAGATTATTGTCCGTGTTAAAGTATGCTGCCATAGCTCTTGTTTTTTTAGGCTTAGGAGTGTTACTGAAAAATAATTTATCTACAGATGGTTTGGATGAGGTTGTTATACCCAGAGAAGACTTGATTACATTGGAATTGGGTAACGGTGAAGTACAGATAATTTCAGAAGATGGAAGTTCTAAAATAGTTGATGAAGCTGGTAATATTGTAAGCAATAAAAAAGGCAGTCAATTAATTTATGAGGATGAAGAACGAAATTCTAATCTTCAATTTAATACACTTACTATTCCAAATGGTAAGCGATTTGGTTTAGTCTTATCTGACGGAACAAAAGTGCACTTAAATGCAGGAAGCTCCATTACGTACCCCACTATTTTTACTAAGGATGCGGCAAGAAAAGTGATTTTACTGGGTGAAGCCTATTTTGAAGTTAGTCCAGATAAAACTAGGCAGTTTATAGTGAGGAGTCAAGAATTGGATATTAAAGTGTACGGCACCAAATTTAATGTTGAAAACTATTCTGAGGATGAAGAGGCCGAAATAGTCTTAGTAGAGGGCTCTGTAAGCTTGTCCAACCACGAAGAGAAAGAAAATACAGATGCAGAAGTCTTTCTGAAGCCTGGATTTAAAGGGGTATTTAGTAAAAAAGAGAAAAATATTGTAAATCAAAAGGTAAATACCGCGCTCTATACCTCTTGGATAAATGGTAATCTGGTTTTTCGTAATGAGAGGTTTGATAACATAATTCAAAAGTTGGAACGCCACTATAATGTGGTGATTATAAATAATAACGATCTATTGGCCAATGAAACTTTCAATGCTACTGTAGAGACTAATCACGAAACTATTGAGCAAGTCTTTGAGTATTTTAACAAGGTATATCAAATTGAATATCAAATAGTAGAGAACAAAATAATAATAAATTAA
- the nhaA gene encoding Na+/H+ antiporter NhaA codes for MIEKIILTPFQKFVKIESFSGILLFGATVIAMIWANSPFSESYQALWQFNIGISTETFEFTKPLILWINDGLMAVFFFLIGLEIKRELLIGELNSLRKATLPLFAAIGGMVFPLCLFLLLNNSPETISGWGIPMATDIAFTLAILKILGNRVPLSLKIFLTAFAIVDDLGAVLIIAIFYSTGIDWWLILYAMLPLALLFYLSYRGIYHKYLSFFIGIVVWFLFLGSGIHPTIAGVLMAFTIPIRQKIDMESFTENLQNIAYRFTQTKRDGLPILSKEQYEHMDELEGLTEKFNSPLQRLEHGLHGWVAYFIMPIFALSNAGVIFSADMALDMPLVINIAVALFIGKGIGITMMSFLSVKLKIAVLPEGINFIQIVGVAILAGVGFTMSIFVANLAFTDNSVFVDSSKVGILVGSVVSGIIGYIIIKWSGNPKKTLIQKS; via the coding sequence ATGATTGAAAAAATCATTCTTACCCCCTTCCAGAAATTTGTAAAAATTGAAAGTTTTAGTGGTATCCTCTTGTTTGGGGCAACAGTGATTGCTATGATTTGGGCAAACTCCCCATTTAGTGAATCGTACCAAGCTTTATGGCAATTCAACATTGGTATAAGTACTGAAACTTTTGAGTTCACAAAACCACTTATCCTTTGGATTAATGATGGATTGATGGCTGTTTTTTTCTTTTTAATTGGTTTAGAAATTAAAAGGGAACTATTAATTGGCGAATTGAATTCGTTACGAAAGGCAACGTTGCCTTTGTTTGCAGCAATTGGCGGAATGGTATTTCCTTTGTGTCTATTCTTATTATTGAACAATTCTCCTGAAACAATCAGTGGATGGGGAATTCCTATGGCGACGGATATAGCTTTTACCTTGGCAATTTTAAAAATTCTAGGAAACAGGGTGCCGCTTTCGCTGAAAATATTTTTAACAGCATTTGCCATCGTAGATGATTTAGGTGCGGTACTCATAATAGCAATCTTTTATAGTACAGGGATTGATTGGTGGTTAATTCTATATGCAATGCTTCCCTTGGCGCTTTTGTTTTACTTGTCATATAGAGGTATTTACCACAAGTATCTTTCGTTTTTTATTGGGATTGTAGTGTGGTTTCTATTTCTTGGTTCAGGAATTCACCCAACCATTGCAGGAGTACTTATGGCCTTTACCATACCCATAAGACAAAAGATAGATATGGAAAGTTTTACGGAAAATTTACAAAATATAGCCTATCGGTTTACACAAACAAAACGAGACGGTTTGCCTATTTTATCTAAAGAACAGTATGAACATATGGATGAATTGGAAGGTTTGACTGAAAAATTTAATTCACCATTGCAGCGTCTTGAACACGGATTACATGGTTGGGTGGCTTATTTTATCATGCCCATTTTTGCCCTATCAAATGCTGGAGTTATTTTTAGCGCAGATATGGCGTTAGACATGCCTTTGGTTATAAATATTGCTGTAGCCTTATTTATTGGTAAAGGAATAGGTATTACTATGATGTCATTTCTCAGTGTAAAATTGAAGATAGCCGTACTACCTGAAGGTATTAATTTTATACAAATTGTTGGAGTTGCTATCTTGGCGGGTGTAGGGTTTACAATGTCTATTTTTGTGGCCAATTTAGCATTTACAGATAATTCTGTCTTCGTAGATTCCTCTAAAGTGGGAATATTAGTAGGGTCAGTAGTTTCTGGAATTATTGGATATATTATTATAAAATGGAGCGGAAATCCAAAGAAGACTCTAATCCAAAAAAGCTAG